In the genome of Cardinium endosymbiont of Culicoides punctatus, the window CTATAATCATCCCCTTTGGCTATTTGACTACCATAATCACGAGCAACATAAGCCTGAATCCTTTTTTCCCAACCATGGTGATGATATACTTGCATTTCTATGATAAATCTTTTTCCAGTATTATCAACACAATGGATATCGGTTATAAATGATCGTTCCATTTCTGTTCTTGTATGTAAAACCGGATCACGAAAGGATACTTCTTTAATCATATTATCACCTGAAAGTTCCAGTAAGCTATTTAATAAATCGCTTGTAAATTCATTTTGATTGCCTTCTTCTGACAATGTTATCCCAAAAATATGTTTAAAGCACCAATCATTAGTAGGCCTTGCATACTCATGACGAACTCGTGATCTACTGCTGGTTTGTGCTCTACCAACATTACTACGCGTTTTCTTCGTATTCCGTGATGACTTCGCACAATTTTCATATTTGTATACACTACAAGATTGTGAAATCATCCATACCATGGATAGACACACAATTAAATATTTCTTGATCATAATGGTTTTTTGTAATAATCTATATTAAATAATCATTGCCCGATATGTCTTAATGAGCTATGTAGGCAGTATAGAGAAGACTACATTAATGATACTTGTAACAACTACATTAATGATACTTGTAACAAATGTATCATACCATAAAGACAGATCACGATGCAAATTTTTAGTTACGCTACAAATATACAAATATGTTTGTATTTTTCGTTATGTCTAATATCTATTCTATACTTTTTTTGTGGCGGTCTTAATTTACAATCCCAGTTCTCTTTTTAAGAAACGGCCTGTATGGCTTTCAGGCACCATGGAAACAACTTCTGGTGTACCCTCAGCTACAATGCATCCTCCTGCTCGGCCACCTTCTGGGCCAATGTCAATAACATAGTCAGCTAGTTTTATAATATCCATATTATGTTCTATAACTAGAACTGTATTTCCTTGGTCTACAAGCTTTTTCAATACGGACAAAAGATCTAGAATATCTTGAAAATGGAGGCCAGTACTGGGTTCATCCAAAATATACAATGTATTTCCTGTACTTCTTTTTGTCAGTTCCGTTGCCAATTTAATGCGTTGTGCTTCTCCTCCAGACAAAGTGGTGGCATGTTGTCCAAGGGTAATATATCCAAGTCCTACTTGTTCCAAAGTTTTTAGTTTGGTAAGAATCGATGGATGACTTTCAAAGAAAGAAATGGCATTTGATACAGTCATGTCTAATACATCAGCAATGGATTTCCCTTTGTATTGCACCTCTAATGTTTCTCGATTGTATCTTTTTCCTTTGCATGTATCACAGGTGACATACACTTCTGGTAGAAATCCCATTTCTATACGTTGGATGCCTGCTCCTTCACAAACATTACATCTACCTCCCTTTAAGTTAAAAGAAAATCTACCTGGTTTGTAGCCTCTAATTTTAGCTTCTGGTAACATGGTAAAGAAGTTGCGTATATCTGTAAACATACCTGTATAAGTACTGGAATTGGAACGAGGTGTTCTTCCTATAGGTGCTTGACTCACTTCTATAACTTTATTGATGTGTTCTAATCCAATGGCCTCTGTATAACTAAGAGGAGTAACTTGACTTTTGTATAGATGTCTTTTTATAATAGGCAGTAATGTTTTATGGATGAGGGAAGATTTTCCACTACCAGAAACACCTGTCATGCAAACCATAACACCTAAAGGGATACTAAGTGTTACATTTTTTAAATTATTACCATTACATTCTCTGATAATCAGCTTTTTTTTATTTCCTTGTCTACGTTCTGTTGGAATAACAAATTTCTTTTTGTTGGTCAGAAAATCGGCAGTAATACTAGGCTGTGTTAAGAATTCTTGTATAGTACCAGAAGCTACTACCTCACCTCCATGAATACCAGCCTTGGGGCCTATTTCAAGTAAATAGTCTGCTTCCAACATAATTTCTTTATCATGTTCTACAACTAGTACTGTATTACCTATATCCCGAAGTACTTTTAATGAACGAATGAGACGGTCATTATCTCGTTGATGTAAGCCAATACTAGGTTCATCAAGGATATATAAAACACCTAGTAGCTGCGTTCCTATTTGGGTAGCAAGCCTAATACGCTGTGCTTCCCCTCCAGATAGTGTACCTAAATTCCTGTTGATATTTAGGTAGTCTAAGCCAACATCGATTAAAAATTTAAGCCGTTTAGAAGTTTCTTGTATAATCTCATGCGCAATGATTTGTTGTCGATCTGTTAATTTAGTTGGCAATACAGCAAACCATGCTTGAAGCTCTTTAAGATCCATGAGAGCCAAGTCAGATATGGCTTTCCCATTAATTTTAAAAGATCTTGCTATTTGATTCAGTCTAGTTCCTTGGCAATCTGGACATACAGCCATGTACCCAAAGTCTTCTTCTAAGATGCCTTTTTTAGCTATTTCCTTTTCTTTCTGTTCAATAAGTGTTGGTAGAATTCCCTCAAAAGAAGCTAAAAAATCTGCTACAATAGGGTTATGCATATGGTTGCCATATAATAATAAGTTTAAGACTGTTGAAGGAATCAATTCTATTGGATCGCTAAGCTTATATTTATATAAATTTAGTATAAAATCTATACGCTTAAAGAGTAATGTATCTTTATAGGGCCCCAATGGGAGGATCGCTCCATCTTTGATACTTATGCTTTTGTCTGGTATAATGGTTGCTAGATCTATTTGTCTTATTTCTCCTAGTCCATTACATGTAGAACATGCTCCATATGGTGTGTTAAAGGAGAATAAGTTGGGCTCTGGTTCATCATAAGCAAGTCCAGAGGCTTCATCCATCAAAAATTTGGAAAAATAGTGATCTTTTTGATCAGTATCTGCTACGATTAGCGTCCCTTTTCCATACTGCATAGCTAACGTTAGTGCATTTTTGATGCGATCTAGATCTTGTGTATCTACCAACATGTGATCTATAATTAGCTCTATATCATGCTTCTTGTGTCGAGCTAGATTTATCTTGCTTGCTAAGTCAGTAATCTTTCCATTAAGTCTAATTTTACTAAATCCTAGGTGCATTAATCTTTTTAATAGCTCTTCATGATGTCCTTTTCTACCTTTAATCATAGGAGCCAGTAGTGTGATTTCTTTTCCGGAGAAACGATGTAACAAATGTGTGGTAATTTGTTCTTGGTTTTGTGCTATCATTTTATTGCCAGTAGCATAAGAGTAAGCATCTGCTATTCGTGCAAAAAGTAGCCGCATGAAATCATAGATTTCTGTAGTCGTGCCTACAGTAGAACGTGCATTTCGGTTGGTTGTTTTTTGCTCAATAGCAATAACAGGACTTAATCCATTTATTTTATCTACTTCTGGCCTTGTGATGCTTCCTAAGAAATTACGGGCATAAGCGCTAAAGCTCTCTCTATATCTTCTTTGACCTTCTGCATTGATTGTATCAAATGCTAAAGAAGACTTTCCACTGCCACTCACTCCAGTAATAACAACAAGTTGGTTGCGTGGAAAGGTGACATTAATATTTTTTAAATTGTGTATTCTAGCGCCTAGTACTTCTACATGATTAAAGCCATAACGATCTTGAATAATTTTTTTAGTAGTATTCGTTTGTTTTGCATCCATATTTATCTACTGTAATGTATCGATCGTGAAAAATTTAAAAGGCTATGTTCAGTTATTATTCCTGTAAAAGAAGTTGCTCTAATCTTTTAAAATTGTGTGTAAATCCATAATTTTCTCGTAAATGGTATATATTGTAGATAAATGCATTAAGTACCTATTACACCTTTGCTTTTGTTCACCTTATTAAAAAATGCAACTTTTGTATTGCATACATACTGAAATCAAATTATAAAACAGATGTATGTATATGTTTTTAAGGTAAATCCCTAATATATCATTATTTATTTAAAATAAAACATACAATTAAATTGTTACTATTTTTTTATTACCTTGTAAGGTAAAGAGTTAAATGTATTTACTCGTAAAAGTGGTCCATATGCTAATTTTGTTAGGGGCTTTTTCTATTTGTAGCTTCTTACAAAAGCACAATTATATTTCCCTAAACAAAGATTATAGTAAGGAGTATACCACCTAAGTGAAATAACTTCAGCATTTTCGTAAAAAAGGCAACAATGCTTATATTTTTAAATATGATTATGTTTAATAATTATGACAATCGATAAAAAAATTAATATTTAAAATTTTTCAGGGAAACTTATAGTATAATCCATATACAGTTTTTAACTAAAAATGCGAAAATATTGGATATATCTGCCCTATTATGCATAGGGAAATTTTACTTCATTTTCAAATTAAACTTGGCATGAAACTTTATTTTAATCTAGCTAGGATCAAAACATATTTCCCATATATCAAAAATATGCGACGCATTTTTCTTATTACGTTTTCATATACCTTTCTGCTGTTTCAATTAAAAGCAGAAGTGTCCACAAAAACTTTAGCCACTAAGGTAAATCTTAGCTCTCCATATGATACTGTGAATACACATTTTACTTATTTAAGCCCTGGTAATGAATCATTTAAAAAAGTTGGAATTGTTTTTGTACATGGAGAGAGGGGTCCAGAAAAAAGCAATAAAATGGCTACTAAACTCAAACAGCTGCTTACATTTTATGGTATTACTGTCAATCATATACCTAATAATCCAAATTACATAGATCCTATTGTAAATGAGCATAGATATGTTTTATCTAAAAAATTACCACAGGTTTATTTGCTTAAATATGGCGAAGAGTGGCGCTATAGTGAAGAAACATGGAAGTTTATTAAGCAATATCAGAAAGAAGGCAATCTGGAACTTTTTCTTTATTCTTTTTTGCCTAAGAAATTTTGCAAAACCAAGATTTTAGACCTTGCTATATGGCAATATATTGTACTCATAGGTCTAGTATTAATTATTTGGTTGATTCATAGGATAGCACCTTTATTTTTGAACCCTTTGGTATACCACATTATGGGTCCTGGGAAAAAATTTTCTATAGAACGTTTGGTACTTTTTCTAAGTACAATATTTCTTTTAAAGATAACACTTCCTGTACTTCATTTTGAACGAGTAGACTCCTTTGTAAATCGTGCATTGGAGGCTACTATTGCTTTTATACTCATGTGTTTAGCCTATGAATGTGTAGGTATTATACAGGTATATCTTAAAGACGCTAATCAGCATAATAAATTTATGATTCATATTTTGCCCCTTTATAGTATGGTGGCTAAGGTTATTATAATTGTCTTTGGGTTGATAAAAACAATAGATGGTTTTGGTTTTGATACCAAATCGCTTGTACAAGCACTTTCTTTTGGTACGCTTGGTCTTGGTTTAGCTTCTCAAGACACTATTAAAAATCTTTTTGGCTCATTGATGATTATTATGGATAGCCCTTTTTCTGTAGGGGATGAAATTAATACTGGGCATATGCGTGGAAAAGTAGAAGAAATTGGGTTACGTGCTACTTTATTACGTACCAAAGAAGGATCCCTTGTCTATATCCCCAATGCGAAGTTAGCAGATGCATATATTGATAATTTTGGTAGGAGAACATCACGACTGGTTAACCTGGAAATTCCAATTGGCTACAATATCCCTTTAGATGTATTGTCCAAATTT includes:
- a CDS encoding mechanosensitive ion channel family protein produces the protein MRRIFLITFSYTFLLFQLKAEVSTKTLATKVNLSSPYDTVNTHFTYLSPGNESFKKVGIVFVHGERGPEKSNKMATKLKQLLTFYGITVNHIPNNPNYIDPIVNEHRYVLSKKLPQVYLLKYGEEWRYSEETWKFIKQYQKEGNLELFLYSFLPKKFCKTKILDLAIWQYIVLIGLVLIIWLIHRIAPLFLNPLVYHIMGPGKKFSIERLVLFLSTIFLLKITLPVLHFERVDSFVNRALEATIAFILMCLAYECVGIIQVYLKDANQHNKFMIHILPLYSMVAKVIIIVFGLIKTIDGFGFDTKSLVQALSFGTLGLGLASQDTIKNLFGSLMIIMDSPFSVGDEINTGHMRGKVEEIGLRATLLRTKEGSLVYIPNAKLADAYIDNFGRRTSRLVNLEIPIGYNIPLDVLSKFMKGLHDIKKSRSHIKQKKTAIYFDRINEYGCIIVFNIYLDTKEREYEQECKNIIIPSILKLANELGIHLGIIRNTTDDRFNRIKLKDNQ
- the uvrA gene encoding excinuclease ABC subunit UvrA, with product MDAKQTNTTKKIIQDRYGFNHVEVLGARIHNLKNINVTFPRNQLVVITGVSGSGKSSLAFDTINAEGQRRYRESFSAYARNFLGSITRPEVDKINGLSPVIAIEQKTTNRNARSTVGTTTEIYDFMRLLFARIADAYSYATGNKMIAQNQEQITTHLLHRFSGKEITLLAPMIKGRKGHHEELLKRLMHLGFSKIRLNGKITDLASKINLARHKKHDIELIIDHMLVDTQDLDRIKNALTLAMQYGKGTLIVADTDQKDHYFSKFLMDEASGLAYDEPEPNLFSFNTPYGACSTCNGLGEIRQIDLATIIPDKSISIKDGAILPLGPYKDTLLFKRIDFILNLYKYKLSDPIELIPSTVLNLLLYGNHMHNPIVADFLASFEGILPTLIEQKEKEIAKKGILEEDFGYMAVCPDCQGTRLNQIARSFKINGKAISDLALMDLKELQAWFAVLPTKLTDRQQIIAHEIIQETSKRLKFLIDVGLDYLNINRNLGTLSGGEAQRIRLATQIGTQLLGVLYILDEPSIGLHQRDNDRLIRSLKVLRDIGNTVLVVEHDKEIMLEADYLLEIGPKAGIHGGEVVASGTIQEFLTQPSITADFLTNKKKFVIPTERRQGNKKKLIIRECNGNNLKNVTLSIPLGVMVCMTGVSGSGKSSLIHKTLLPIIKRHLYKSQVTPLSYTEAIGLEHINKVIEVSQAPIGRTPRSNSSTYTGMFTDIRNFFTMLPEAKIRGYKPGRFSFNLKGGRCNVCEGAGIQRIEMGFLPEVYVTCDTCKGKRYNRETLEVQYKGKSIADVLDMTVSNAISFFESHPSILTKLKTLEQVGLGYITLGQHATTLSGGEAQRIKLATELTKRSTGNTLYILDEPSTGLHFQDILDLLSVLKKLVDQGNTVLVIEHNMDIIKLADYVIDIGPEGGRAGGCIVAEGTPEVVSMVPESHTGRFLKRELGL